The Pararhizobium sp. IMCC21322 sequence CTCAAAGGTACACCAGAACACACGTTGTGAGACAGGCGCATCTGTCTTTCCTCCTGCCGTAATCGTATCGATCACAAGCGAACCGGAATCCGATGACGTTACAAAGAACACCAGAACCAGAATAATACCCAGAAATGATGTGATACCCGACAGCGGCAAAGGCTTCAGCATTTCAAACAGCTTCAGTTCCAACGCAGCATCCTTCACAGGAGCGGCGGCATCGGCCACGACCTGAGAAATTGCTGTTCCACCGAATGCACCCATCCAGAAAACGCTTATGACAGATGGAATGACAATCACGCAGAAGATGAACTCACGCACAGTACGACCACGGGATACGCGGGCGATAAACATGCCGACAAATGGTGACCAGGAAATCCACCAGGCCCAGTAGAAGGAAGTCCAGCCCTGAGAAAAGTTCACATCTTCACGCCCGAATGGCATCGACAAAGGAATGAAGTTGGTCACATAGGCGGCGCCACCGGAAAAAATGGTTGCAAAAATATCAGCCGTAGGTCCCACCAGCAGAATAAACACCAGCAGCAGCGCGGCAAGCCCGATATTGACCTCGGACAGTATTTTCACGCCGCCATCAAGACCGCGTATAACGGAAATAAGCGCCAATCCGGTAATCGCTGCAATGAGGATCACCTTCGCACCATTGCCGGTTCCCCAGCCAAACAGATAATTCAGTCCGGCAAGCGCCTGCTCTGTTCCAAAGCCCAGAGAAGTGGCCAGGCCGAACAAAGTCGCGAAGACAGCCAGAATATCAATAGTGTGGCCCCACCAGCCCCAGATCCTCTCACCCAGCAGCGGATAGAATGCGGATCGCAATGTCAGAGGCAATCCGCGATTATAGGTGAAGAACGCAAGAGACAAGGCCACAACAGCATAGATTGCCCATGGATGGAGCGCCCAGTGAAATATGCTTGCGGCCATGCCAAGATTACGCGCTGCTTCCACATCACCGGCAGCTGCTCCCAGAGGTGCCCAATCGGTTCGCGCACCAGCCTCTCCGGCAACGCCGCCCATTGACGATGCAAAATGGGACATGGGTTCAGAGACGCCAAAGAACATCAACCCGATGCCCATTCCGGCAGCAAACAGCATGGCAAACCAGCCCACATAGCCATAATCCGGTTTGGCGTCATCTCCACCAAGGCGAATAGAGCCCAACGGGGAAATCAAAAGGTAAACGCATAGAAGTACAAAAATGTTGGCCGCACTCAGAAAGAACCAGTCAAAGGTGGAGGTGAGAAAAGGGCGAAGCCAACCAAAAAATTCGGTGGCCCCGTCCTGAAACATCAAAGTGACCAGCACAAAGACAACAATAGATAGGCCGGAAATTAAGAAAACGGGATTGTGAATATCCAACCCAAAAGGTGAAATATTGTGTTGTCCCAGCTCAAAATCTGTTTCCACAGGGTGAGGAGCCACCTCATCCTGTTTCACTGTCTCTTGTGTCATAGTTCGACCCCTCAAAATTGAATTTTTTCGCTTAACCAATGGCCGACATCAGCCACATTAGTCTTGGGTGAGGACAGGACGTTAACATGGTTACTTAATGCTTCAAAAAGAAACTGCGCCCCGCACATGTCTGATTGCGACATATTCGTGACATTTGAACTGAAAAACGACACGGAATTCAGGCTTCTGCTGCTGAACTGTCCAAAATTTTCGCAAGCACAACAATCGCCAGCGCCAGACCGCACAAGATCAAAAATGCAAAACGAATAGATGTCGCCTCCGCCGCAAAACCAATCAGGGGTGGGCCAAGCAACATGCCGCCATATCCAAGCGTTGCAACGCTTGCAATGGCTTGGCCTTGCCCATGACGAGAATCATTCGCGGCTCGGCTGAAGGCCAGTGGCATGACAACCGCATACCCGATACCCATCAGGGCGAATCCCAGCAAAACAGGCAGATATTCAGCAGAGATTACAGCCAGTGCAGAACCTGATGC is a genomic window containing:
- a CDS encoding BCCT family transporter; this encodes MTQETVKQDEVAPHPVETDFELGQHNISPFGLDIHNPVFLISGLSIVVFVLVTLMFQDGATEFFGWLRPFLTSTFDWFFLSAANIFVLLCVYLLISPLGSIRLGGDDAKPDYGYVGWFAMLFAAGMGIGLMFFGVSEPMSHFASSMGGVAGEAGARTDWAPLGAAAGDVEAARNLGMAASIFHWALHPWAIYAVVALSLAFFTYNRGLPLTLRSAFYPLLGERIWGWWGHTIDILAVFATLFGLATSLGFGTEQALAGLNYLFGWGTGNGAKVILIAAITGLALISVIRGLDGGVKILSEVNIGLAALLLVFILLVGPTADIFATIFSGGAAYVTNFIPLSMPFGREDVNFSQGWTSFYWAWWISWSPFVGMFIARVSRGRTVREFIFCVIVIPSVISVFWMGAFGGTAISQVVADAAAPVKDAALELKLFEMLKPLPLSGITSFLGIILVLVFFVTSSDSGSLVIDTITAGGKTDAPVSQRVFWCTFEGVVAATLLLVGGAGALTALQAMAVSTGFPFTIVLLAMCVSLLIGLNQSRKLSK